Part of the Intestinibacillus sp. Marseille-P6563 genome is shown below.
GACATGGAAATCGGCACTTGCCACGGGGTGGGAATGGCTAACTGACTGCATATGGCCGTCAAAGCCGCAAACAAAGCGGTATAACAAAGTTGTCTTGTTTTCATGGTACGCTCCTCTTGTAAACTATTTTTTATACTTCGGTTTACTTCTTGAGTATAGCATACTTGTAAACAGAAATCAATAATGAAGTTTACATCTCTCTGTGCCCACAAAAAATCCCTTGCACCAACCGAACGTATTTGCTGGTACAAGGGGTTTTCTTCGCTTTACTTTTCGATACCAAACTCATACAACGTGGTATGGCGGTATATTTGTCCTGCGCGCAAGATCGCCTGGGGGTATTCCGGACAATTGATGCTATTCGGAAAAGCCTGCGTCTCCAGGCAGAACCCACTGCGCCGGGGATAACAAGCGCCTTCTTTGCCTGCACAAGTGCCGTCCAAAGAATTGCCTGCATAAAATTGCACTCCAGGCTGGGTGGTTTCGACCTCCATCACAATGCCGGTTTGCTGACACCGGGCCGATGCAGCCGGCCGCAGCTTCCCCGGTATGCCGCGCAAAACCCAGTTGTGGTCATATCCGCCCGCGTATTGCAGCTGCTCAAAGGCATCATCAATATGCGCGCCAATGGGGGTCCAGTCCCGCAAATCCATCGGCGTATCTTCGACTTCCTGATATTCGCCATGTGGGATGGACTCGTCGTCGGCGGGTGTAAAGCGGTCGGCATACAGGCAAATCTCCTGCCCGCAGATGTCGCCACTGTTATGGCCTCCCAGATTGAAATACGTATGATTGGTCAGATTGCAGAGCGTATCCTGTTCGGCTTTTGCCCAATAGGTGATTTTCAGCGCATTCTCGACCAGTGCATAAACCACTTCGATCTTCAAAGTACCCGGATAGCCTTCTTCCCCATCTCGGCTCACCAGCCGCAAATGCAGGCCATCTGCCTGGATTTCCGGCTCCCACAGCCGCTTATCAAATCCTTTCTTTCCCCCGTGCAGATGATTGCGGCCATCGTTGCAATATAAGGTATGTTCCTGTCCGTTGAGGGTGAACCGCCCACGTGCGATGCGATTGGCATACCGTCCAATCAGCGCTCCTAAAAATTTGTCTTGCTTTTCATAGCCCTCGATGGTATCACATCCCAAAACCACATCGACCAGGCGTCCCTGTCGGTCGGGCACCCATAGGTTCTGGATGGTGCCGCCATACGTAAGCACCGACATGCGCAGTCCGCTTCCCTCGAGTATATACCGCTGGACTGGCTTGCCTGCCTGTGTATAGCCAAAGATCCCATCACAATAAATCTTCATCTCAAATTCCTCCCCCGTTTCCTTCCGACCATCCTTGTGCTTGCAAAGGCGTCGAAAATCCTGCACATTGGGCAAAAAGCCCCCTATTCCTGGACTGCGGCCGAAACAGGGGGACCTTGCTGGTTAGATTTTAAAATAACCAAAGCCGTTGATGATGGCTTCGATCCGTTCGCCGCGGCGGCACGCCGGACATTCGGCAGAATTATGGCTTTCATAGTCCGGCAAATCGTTGATATGGAACAAAGAATGGATGGTCGTATCATCGACCCGGTCGACAGCGCTGAAAATAGCCGAAACACCACAAAGATGCCCGCCATAGTATTCGATACATTCGGCGCCTTGTTCGACGGTGAGTCCGGTGGTGACCGAGGACATCAGCAGCATGACACTCTTGCCCCGGATGAGCGGACGAATGTTATCCCGGAACATCATCTGCCCGAAGGAATTGAATTCCGGGGTCACAACATGGATCGCTTCCCCGCGGTTTAAACTGCGGAAACCGCTTTGCGACAGCTGTTGTGCCAAAAAACCACCGATCATCTGGGTGCTGTCCAGACATACGATGGCATTGACCACTGTTGTGGAGGAATATTGACGCGCCAACATCTTTGCAATTTCGTCGGCGACGCGCTGGTTGGTTTTGATATCTGTCATGTCGATATAATAGTTGACATGCGAGTGATTGGTCGCAAAATGGCCGCTCACAGCCGTCAACGAAATTTGACCCGATGCACTGGGCAGTTTGATGATTTTTCTTTCCATTCCATTCGCCTCCTTGTCTGGTTTTATTATAGCCCAATCCGCTGGTTTTGGCAATTCTATTCTGTGCAATCTGCTGATTTTTTTGATGGTGTGCGACACTTGTTCATGCAGAAACGCCGGAAACAGATACCTTTCCCATGTGCAAAACCGCCTTTTGCTCCGCTGCAAAAGCTTTTGCGCATTTTGGCGAAATGTTATTTATACAGCCGATTTGCCAAAAATGGACTGGACAAGCTGCCCCCAGGATACTATCATAGATATGATAGTAGCATGAAGAATATATTTGAACGGAGGAAACTATGCGTCATTTGATTGACCCGCTCGACTTTTCCGTCGAGGAAATCGATTCCCTTCTCCATTTGGCCGACCGTATCGTGGCCAACCCCACGGCATTCCAAAACGTGTGTGCTCACAAAAAACTGGCCACCCTGTTCTATGAGCCTTCCACCCGCACCCGCCTGTCGTTTGAAGCGGCGATGCTCAATCTGGGCGGCTCGGTGCTCGGCTTTGCCAGCGCGGATTCTTCCTCGGCTTCCAAGGGAGAAAGCGTGGCCGATACCATCCGTGTCATCTCGGGGTATGCCGATATTGCGGCCATGCGTCATCCCAAAGAAGGCGCTCCGCTGCGGGCTGCCCGGTATTCCCGCATCCCGGTCATCAATGCCGGCGATGGCGGCCACCAGCACCCCACCCAGACCCTGACCGACCTGATGACCATTCGCCGTCGCAAAGGCCGTCTGTCCGGCCTGACCATCGGTCTGTGCGGTGACCTGAAATTCGGCCGCACGGTGCACTCGCTCATCAAATCGCTTTCCCGTTATGAAGGGATGCGTTTTATACTGATTTCACCCGAAGAACTGCGGGTTCCCGATTATGTCATCACCGAGGTGCTCGAACCCCGCGGCATCCCTTACGAACAAGTCAGCAGTCTGGAAGATGCGATGCCCCATCTGGACATCCTCTATATGACCCGCGTACAGCGCGAACGCTTCTTCAACGAAGAAGATTATATCCGCTTAAAGGACACGTACATCCTCACCACCGATAAGATGGCACTGGCCAAGCCGGATATGGCGGTACTGCATCCGCTACCCCGCGTCAATGAGATCGCGCTGGATGTGGATGACGACCCGCGTGCCGCTTACTTTGAGCAGGCACAGAACGGCGTCTATGTCCGTATGGCACTGATTATGACCCTGCTCGGCCTGGCCGGAAAGGAGGACGAACATGCTTAATATTGATTCCATTCAAAACGGCTTGGTCATCGACCATATCAAAGCCGGCACCGGCATGCAGATCTATCATCTGGCTGGCCTGGACAAGCTGGATTGCTGTGTCGCCCTGATTCGCAACGCCCGCTCGAACAAGCATGGCCACAAAGACATCATCAAGATCGAAAGCATGATCGATCTGGATCTGGATGTTCTGGGCTATGTGGACCCGGACATCACCATCGATGTCATCCGGGACGGTGTGATCGTAGAAAAGAAAAAGCTGGAGAAGCCCCCCAAGCTGGTCAATGTGATCCGCTGCAAAAACCCGCGCTGCATCACTTCTATTGAGGAAGAAATCGACCATATTTTCTATCTGAGCGAAAATGGCCGGTACCGCTGCGCGTATTGTGAGCAGGAGCCCAGTAAAAATAATTCGTAAGCATGCTTTGCATGTCCAAAGCAGCCGCCTTGGGGCGGCTGCTTTTTCACCAGCGGCCCTGCCCGCACAGGGCTGCTCGCATTTGAATGAGGAGGTATGAAACTTGAAACTCAATCGTGTAACAGCCGTCTACTTCTCCCCCACCCAGACATCCAAGACGGGCGCGGAAACCATTGCACAAGCCATTTTGCCGCAGGCAGAACATGTCGATCTGACCCGCTTTGACGCCCCGCTGCCGGATGCCTTTGGCCCGGATGAACTGGTGGTGTTTGGCGCCCCGGTCTATGCCGGCCGTCTGTATGAAGGCTGTGCCGAACGGTTTGCCAAGCTGCGGGGGCACAATACGCCCTGCATCATTACGGTGACGTATGGCAACCGCAATTATGACGACGCCCTTTTGGAGCTGTCCGACATCGTGCAGGCCGGCGGGTTTGTCCCGTTTGCAGCCGCTGCGCTGGTGGCTCAGCATACATATGGCCAGATTCAGGTCGGACGGCCCAATGAAGCGGACTTGGCAGAAGACCGTGCCTTTGCAGAAAAAGCCGCGGCACGGCTGTCGCAAGATGCCCCGCTGGTTCCTGTTGCTGTGCCGGGCGACCGTCCGTATCGGGACGGTGGACATCGCGGCTCCTTCCGCCCGCTCACCGACCCGGAAAAATGTGTGAACTGCGGCCTGTGCGCCCGGGAATGCCCGCAGGGTGCGATCGATCCGCAAAATGTCAGCTTGATCGACGACAGCACCT
Proteins encoded:
- a CDS encoding aldose epimerase family protein, which translates into the protein MKIYCDGIFGYTQAGKPVQRYILEGSGLRMSVLTYGGTIQNLWVPDRQGRLVDVVLGCDTIEGYEKQDKFLGALIGRYANRIARGRFTLNGQEHTLYCNDGRNHLHGGKKGFDKRLWEPEIQADGLHLRLVSRDGEEGYPGTLKIEVVYALVENALKITYWAKAEQDTLCNLTNHTYFNLGGHNSGDICGQEICLYADRFTPADDESIPHGEYQEVEDTPMDLRDWTPIGAHIDDAFEQLQYAGGYDHNWVLRGIPGKLRPAASARCQQTGIVMEVETTQPGVQFYAGNSLDGTCAGKEGACYPRRSGFCLETQAFPNSINCPEYPQAILRAGQIYRHTTLYEFGIEK
- a CDS encoding orotate phosphoribosyltransferase; its protein translation is MERKIIKLPSASGQISLTAVSGHFATNHSHVNYYIDMTDIKTNQRVADEIAKMLARQYSSTTVVNAIVCLDSTQMIGGFLAQQLSQSGFRSLNRGEAIHVVTPEFNSFGQMMFRDNIRPLIRGKSVMLLMSSVTTGLTVEQGAECIEYYGGHLCGVSAIFSAVDRVDDTTIHSLFHINDLPDYESHNSAECPACRRGERIEAIINGFGYFKI
- the pyrB gene encoding aspartate carbamoyltransferase; the encoded protein is MRHLIDPLDFSVEEIDSLLHLADRIVANPTAFQNVCAHKKLATLFYEPSTRTRLSFEAAMLNLGGSVLGFASADSSSASKGESVADTIRVISGYADIAAMRHPKEGAPLRAARYSRIPVINAGDGGHQHPTQTLTDLMTIRRRKGRLSGLTIGLCGDLKFGRTVHSLIKSLSRYEGMRFILISPEELRVPDYVITEVLEPRGIPYEQVSSLEDAMPHLDILYMTRVQRERFFNEEDYIRLKDTYILTTDKMALAKPDMAVLHPLPRVNEIALDVDDDPRAAYFEQAQNGVYVRMALIMTLLGLAGKEDEHA
- a CDS encoding aspartate carbamoyltransferase regulatory subunit; the protein is MLNIDSIQNGLVIDHIKAGTGMQIYHLAGLDKLDCCVALIRNARSNKHGHKDIIKIESMIDLDLDVLGYVDPDITIDVIRDGVIVEKKKLEKPPKLVNVIRCKNPRCITSIEEEIDHIFYLSENGRYRCAYCEQEPSKNNS
- a CDS encoding 4Fe-4S dicluster domain-containing protein, producing MKLNRVTAVYFSPTQTSKTGAETIAQAILPQAEHVDLTRFDAPLPDAFGPDELVVFGAPVYAGRLYEGCAERFAKLRGHNTPCIITVTYGNRNYDDALLELSDIVQAGGFVPFAAAALVAQHTYGQIQVGRPNEADLAEDRAFAEKAAARLSQDAPLVPVAVPGDRPYRDGGHRGSFRPLTDPEKCVNCGLCARECPQGAIDPQNVSLIDDSTCLACFRCIRRCPTGAKNMNVPQYQAFAQDFSQKLAKRRENEYFL